In the genome of Coraliomargarita algicola, one region contains:
- a CDS encoding S8 family peptidase has translation MKSLRLPWILLAFALLGALIGYYLSTQRPFSLAVDVAPEVVGQVTPAEAATEMVHGDWTGQAIAGAVSEDLDYPRGAIEGELLLQFATREAYLSYLQALAAAGMAPLGQIDALMVLRISEGALSVANIGESGARASYSYRVERPLPPVQVDPEALARLTAFGQSARVITGGPIAGSGAGVSVAILDSGIERHPQFDDVSIVRLDLVGGGVGGLGAGHGTSVASIIAGREGIAPDAELFVVRVLDAEGLGNSYHVAQGIVEAVDRGVQMINMSLGVYQDTVILRQAVNYAHARGVLMVAAAGNDGYGRMPYPAAYPEVLAVTAVDGNGQYALFPNQSMQIDFAAPGVGVLTALEDEGTVLFSGTSAAAPFVSGTLASLLSGEGALPPQQAVELLQAYLNDRGAPGVDPVYGAGLLDWDRLRERATPGILDVALADIYLQPDSLPGTTMPIEVTVQNRGTTWFSDAELEVFVGEAEPVSFILGSLGPGQTTTRKVFTQIPAQGSDEVLSLAARVIPQNINQDIRLENNLKSVAFRPVR, from the coding sequence ATGAAATCCCTTCGTTTGCCTTGGATCTTGCTCGCTTTCGCATTGCTGGGAGCGCTGATCGGCTACTATCTCTCGACCCAGCGGCCCTTTTCTCTTGCGGTAGATGTTGCGCCTGAAGTCGTCGGGCAGGTCACGCCGGCCGAGGCAGCCACTGAGATGGTGCACGGCGATTGGACGGGGCAGGCCATTGCGGGGGCTGTGTCGGAGGACTTGGACTATCCGCGTGGTGCGATTGAGGGGGAATTGTTGCTTCAATTTGCCACACGTGAGGCGTATTTGTCTTATTTGCAAGCCTTGGCGGCGGCTGGCATGGCCCCCTTGGGGCAGATTGATGCTTTGATGGTGTTGCGCATCTCAGAAGGCGCCTTGAGTGTGGCAAATATTGGTGAATCTGGTGCGCGAGCCAGCTATTCGTATCGGGTCGAACGGCCACTGCCTCCGGTGCAAGTCGACCCCGAGGCGCTTGCGCGTTTAACCGCATTTGGCCAATCCGCACGTGTGATTACGGGCGGGCCGATTGCCGGCTCGGGAGCGGGGGTGAGCGTGGCGATTCTCGATTCGGGCATAGAAAGACATCCGCAATTTGACGATGTTTCGATCGTGCGGCTGGATCTGGTTGGCGGAGGCGTGGGGGGCCTGGGAGCGGGGCATGGCACTTCGGTGGCATCCATCATCGCAGGTCGTGAAGGCATCGCTCCGGATGCGGAGCTCTTCGTTGTACGCGTGCTGGATGCGGAGGGGCTGGGCAATAGTTATCATGTCGCTCAGGGCATCGTGGAGGCCGTCGACCGCGGAGTGCAGATGATCAATATGAGCCTCGGCGTTTATCAGGATACTGTTATACTGCGCCAAGCCGTCAATTATGCGCATGCGCGTGGAGTATTGATGGTGGCTGCTGCGGGCAACGACGGTTATGGGCGTATGCCATATCCTGCGGCTTATCCAGAAGTGCTGGCGGTGACTGCGGTCGATGGGAACGGGCAGTATGCCCTGTTTCCAAATCAATCCATGCAGATCGATTTTGCTGCGCCGGGGGTGGGGGTGTTGACGGCTTTGGAGGATGAGGGGACGGTGCTCTTTTCCGGCACATCCGCGGCTGCGCCCTTTGTGAGTGGCACTTTAGCCTCCCTGCTGTCGGGGGAAGGCGCGCTGCCGCCTCAGCAGGCAGTCGAGTTATTACAAGCTTACTTAAATGATCGAGGGGCCCCGGGGGTGGACCCTGTGTATGGCGCAGGCTTGCTGGATTGGGATCGCTTGCGAGAGCGTGCGACTCCGGGCATACTTGATGTTGCACTGGCGGATATTTATCTGCAGCCCGATTCCTTGCCTGGCACGACGATGCCGATTGAGGTGACGGTGCAGAATCGTGGCACTACCTGGTTCAGTGATGCCGAGTTGGAAGTATTTGTGGGTGAGGCCGAACCCGTCAGTTTTATACTCGGCTCCTTGGGCCCAGGGCAGACCACGACCCGTAAAGTCTTTACACAGATCCCAGCACAGGGTAGCGACGAAGTGCTGAGCCTCGCGGCGCGTGTGATTCCCCAGAATATAAATCAAGACATACGCCTTGAAAATAACTTGAAGTCGGTGGCCTTTCGCCCGGTCAGGTAG
- the metX gene encoding homoserine O-acetyltransferase MetX encodes MNDSEQAPLISDEGEVGFVDYQDFVSKEPFQFVSGGSIPELTLRYETYGHLSAAKDNAILICHALSGDHHCAGVHGIEERKQGWWNFMVGPGKPIDTTRYFVICSNVLGGCQGSTGPGSINPATGRPYNLDFPKLTVQDMVKAQSLLIDSFGIDRLHAVIGGSMGGMQTLQWAIDFPQRVGRYIALACGARHTAQAIAFNDTGRQAIISDPEWKGGNYDPQEGPAQGLAVARMMAHITYLSDVGMESKFGRKRRSGDQSREHFEVEFEVESYLRYQGASFVTRFDANTYLYLTKALDRFDLHSPESLDVTLQAVTAPGLVVGFTSDWLYPPQGNREVVEALLRLGKDATYAELAMDFGHDSFLLRAPQLYELMHRFLSR; translated from the coding sequence ATGAATGATTCCGAACAAGCGCCACTAATCTCTGATGAGGGAGAGGTCGGCTTCGTTGACTATCAGGATTTTGTCTCCAAAGAGCCGTTTCAATTCGTCTCGGGGGGCAGTATCCCTGAGCTAACGCTGCGCTATGAAACCTATGGACACCTCAGTGCGGCAAAAGATAATGCCATTTTGATCTGCCATGCCTTGAGTGGTGATCATCATTGTGCCGGGGTGCATGGTATCGAAGAACGCAAGCAAGGCTGGTGGAATTTTATGGTGGGGCCGGGGAAGCCAATCGATACGACGCGTTATTTTGTGATATGCTCGAATGTCCTGGGCGGCTGCCAAGGCTCGACGGGTCCAGGTTCGATCAATCCGGCCACTGGCCGACCCTATAATCTGGATTTTCCTAAGTTGACTGTGCAGGACATGGTTAAGGCACAGTCGCTGTTGATTGATTCTTTCGGTATTGATCGCTTGCACGCCGTGATTGGTGGTAGTATGGGCGGTATGCAAACCCTGCAGTGGGCGATCGACTTTCCGCAGCGCGTGGGGCGTTACATCGCGCTGGCATGTGGTGCACGTCACACCGCGCAGGCAATCGCCTTTAACGATACGGGGCGGCAGGCCATTATTTCGGATCCGGAGTGGAAGGGCGGTAATTATGATCCGCAAGAAGGTCCGGCTCAAGGGCTGGCAGTGGCACGCATGATGGCCCACATTACCTACCTCTCCGACGTGGGGATGGAGAGTAAGTTTGGGCGTAAGCGTCGCTCCGGGGATCAATCGCGGGAGCATTTTGAGGTCGAGTTTGAGGTCGAAAGTTACCTGCGCTATCAGGGCGCGAGTTTCGTGACTCGGTTTGATGCCAACACCTATTTATATTTGACCAAGGCGCTTGATCGTTTCGATTTGCACAGTCCTGAGTCCTTGGATGTCACTTTGCAGGCTGTTACCGCGCCGGGCTTGGTGGTGGGCTTTACATCCGACTGGCTCTACCCGCCGCAGGGGAATCGTGAGGTGGTTGAAGCCCTGTTGCGTCTGGGCAAGGATGCCACTTATGCGGAACTCGCAATGGACTTCGGGCATGATTCCTTTCTCTTGCGGGCGCCGCAATTATACGAACTGATGCACCGATTCCTGAGTCGTTAA